The DNA segment CATCAATGAGTAAACCAGTGTATGCCTATATAGCGGGGCAATGCGCTCCCCCGGGCGTACAACTTGGCCACGCTGGAGCCATCCTGGGTACTAATGCGCTCGAGAGCGCTCAGGCAAAGACCACGTACCTGGGCCGCTCAGGTGCGGTCACTGCCTCTAATCTTTCCCAGCTTATATCGATGATGAAATAGCGTATACTAACATATATGAAGAAGTTGATTACAATACTTGTGCCTGCCTACAACGAGGAAGAGGTGTTACCCCTCCTCATGAAGCGGCTCGATAGCTTGACTGGCCAGTTGCCCAACTATAGTTGGGAGTTGTTATTCATCAACGACGGTAGTAAAGACAAGACCGACGAAATGCTGCGCTCCTATGCAGAAAGTGATAGCCGCATCTCGTACGTTAATTTTTCACGAAACTTTGGCAAAGAAGCCGCGCTAATCGCTGGCTTTGACTACGCAAAAGGTGATGCTGTCGTCAATATCGATGCCGATCTACAAGACCCGCCGGAGCTTATTCCAGAGATGATTCGCTATTGGGAAGAAGGCTACGATGACGTCTACGCAAAACGTCGCAGTCGCGCCGGTGAGACGTGGTTCAAGAAATTCTCGAGCCGCACCTACTACCGCATTCTCCAATCATCAACGCTGGTGCCACTCCAGGTTGATACGGGCGATTTCCGGCTCCTTAGTAAACGAGCCGTAGAGGCGATGAAGCAGTTTAGAGAGAGTGAGCGCTACACAAAAGGGATGTTTAGTTGGATTGGTTTTAAGAAAAAAGAACTCTTATATGATCGTGATCCTCGGGCAGCGGGAATGGCAAAGCAAAATTATCGCAAGTTAATCAATCTCGCCATCGATGGCATCACCAGCCTCACCACTGCGCCGCTGCGCATCTCGACATATGTCGGTGCTTTCACCTCATTTGTGGCGTTTGTGTATATTGTTTACCTACTTGTTCGTCCGTTGTTTGGAGTCCCGACCGTGCCAGGCTACGCCTCAACTTTGGCAGTGATATTGTTTCTCGGCGGTATTCAACTCCTCAGTCTCGGCATCATCGGCGAATATGTAGGACGAATATTTAACGAAACGAAGCGCCGCCCGCTGTATTTCGTCGAGACCTATCACGAAGGAGCGCATCATACTAAAAAATAAGCGCCAAGTTGGTCGCTTCGGCCTGGTGGGAATTATCAACACCGCGCTTGATATCGGCATCTTGTTTGTGTTGAAGTCACTCGGTGTACCGGTTAGCTATGCAAACGTTGTCTCAACTTCTGTTGCCTTTTGCTTCAGCTTTTTTGCAAACAAACTCTATACGTTTAACGGTCGCGAGGGCAATGTTGTACGCCAGATGACATTGTTTATTGTCGTAACCCTATTTGGACTGTGGGTGCTACAAACCATTGTTATACAACTGACGCTTCCGCTTTGGGGCACACTCTTTAGCAACGGTCAACTCGCACTCCTTGCAGCCAAATTAGCTGCTACCATTGTGTCGCTTTCATGGAATTACACCCTCTACGAAAAACTAGTGTTTGCAAAGAAAGAACCTTAGGTTACTGCTTCAAAGAGGTGCCAACCCCATAGGCAATGTCTATTCCGTAGCGTAAGCAGACTGTAGCCTCGGGGTTAAACTTATCGGAATCTCTGTCACCACCCTGAGCAAAGATAAGCTGGTCGTCTTTATACTTCTCGTCAGTAGCTATGCTCTGCATCGTTTCGACTACTGGTGGGTCGTTGTCAATGGCTAGTATCACTTCATCAACAGCGCGCAGCGCCTTCATGATTCGATAGCGCTCATTTTCATTGAGTACGATCTTCCCCTTTTTTATGAGTTGCTGCTTGTCATTATTTACAATAACAATCAGCCGATCACCGAGTGCCTTAGCACCTTCAATGAGATCGAGATGTCCACCGTGAAGCGGGCTGAAGTAACCACTAATAATAACTGTCTTCATATCATCAGTGTATCACAGCTCGCCCCGACAACCAGTTAGGTATTTGTTGTAAATTGGGTTCTAGCGTTTCGCCGTAAACACTCTTATAATAGGATGAGAAATTCTGGAGGAACTAATGCACTGTAGGTATCTATGTCCGATCTTATAAACAAAAAGTTGATCGATAAAGTCGCCAAGGCAACCTTTGTTCATATTGTCACGATTGGCACTAAGCCCGATATCATCAAACAAGCCCCTCTCTACCATGAACTCATCAAGCGCGGCGAAACCGTGCTTCTATTTCACACCGGCCAACATTACGATTACCGTTATAGTGGTGGTGTTGAGGAAGAGTTTGGCCTTGATGTCGATGTACGACTAAGTATCGATGGCAGCCTCGCTCAAAAAACAGCACAAATGATTGATCAATTTGGCACTATTTTAACCTATTTGCTCGAACAGAAAAAAATACCTATTCCGTATGTTCATGGTGACACATCAACCGCTTCGGCAATTGCCTATTCTGCAATGCTTCACGGGGTTGCATGCGTTCACGTCGAGGCGGGTATCCGTACTCTCACCCCGCGCGAAGCGATCTATCATTATTTTTACAAAGAATTTAAAGAGAATCGATTTGACTGGAACGAGTATTACCTCACGATGCAGGATATCGATACCTATAGCCGCGGTAGTATGGAGCCCTACCCCGAGCAAGTCAATACCCGCATGATCGAGCCAGCTTCGGGATTTTATGCGACACCTGTAGAAATTACAAAGGAGTTTTTGCTTTCAGAAGGATTTGAGGAATCAAAGATAAGTGTTGTAGGAAACACAATAGCAGACCCCACACTTAAGGCGCTTCGAGAAGCTGAGAGCTCAGATATTTTTAGCCATTACCCACTCCTTGAGGCGGGTAACTTCGTCATGGTGTCGATTCATCGGCGCGAAACATTGAATGACAGGATGCGTTTTGTTGCAATTATGGACGCGCTTGAACTACTCGTGAAAGATGGTATCAGGGTACTTTTTCTGTCGCTTAATGGTACAGAGCAGGCACTAGACCGATATAAACTCCGTACCAAAGTAATGAGCCTCGTAAAGAAATACCCCGAGTTGTTTATTTACTC comes from the Candidatus Saccharimonas aalborgensis genome and includes:
- a CDS encoding adenylyltransferase/cytidyltransferase family protein — translated: MKTVIISGYFSPLHGGHLDLIEGAKALGDRLIVIVNNDKQQLIKKGKIVLNENERYRIMKALRAVDEVILAIDNDPPVVETMQSIATDEKYKDDQLIFAQGGDRDSDKFNPEATVCLRYGIDIAYGVGTSLKQ
- a CDS encoding UDP-N-acetyl glucosamine 2-epimerase, which encodes MSDLINKKLIDKVAKATFVHIVTIGTKPDIIKQAPLYHELIKRGETVLLFHTGQHYDYRYSGGVEEEFGLDVDVRLSIDGSLAQKTAQMIDQFGTILTYLLEQKKIPIPYVHGDTSTASAIAYSAMLHGVACVHVEAGIRTLTPREAIYHYFYKEFKENRFDWNEYYLTMQDIDTYSRGSMEPYPEQVNTRMIEPASGFYATPVEITKEFLLSEGFEESKISVVGNTIADPTLKALREAESSDIFSHYPLLEAGNFVMVSIHRRETLNDRMRFVAIMDALELLVKDGIRVLFLSLNGTEQALDRYKLRTKVMSLVKKYPELFIYSEAWAYHKDVIAAMRRSAVVASDSGGFQEEANIVGVPCVTLRYGSDRGESFIAGANVPAPPFDSAFIVSIIKGAMNNQDMISVGNIYGENVSKKIVDGVLSHLDPETGFYMREERRLGFTSFTQ
- a CDS encoding glycosyltransferase family 2 protein is translated as MKKLITILVPAYNEEEVLPLLMKRLDSLTGQLPNYSWELLFINDGSKDKTDEMLRSYAESDSRISYVNFSRNFGKEAALIAGFDYAKGDAVVNIDADLQDPPELIPEMIRYWEEGYDDVYAKRRSRAGETWFKKFSSRTYYRILQSSTLVPLQVDTGDFRLLSKRAVEAMKQFRESERYTKGMFSWIGFKKKELLYDRDPRAAGMAKQNYRKLINLAIDGITSLTTAPLRISTYVGAFTSFVAFVYIVYLLVRPLFGVPTVPGYASTLAVILFLGGIQLLSLGIIGEYVGRIFNETKRRPLYFVETYHEGAHHTKK
- a CDS encoding GtrA family protein; translation: MGIINTALDIGILFVLKSLGVPVSYANVVSTSVAFCFSFFANKLYTFNGREGNVVRQMTLFIVVTLFGLWVLQTIVIQLTLPLWGTLFSNGQLALLAAKLAATIVSLSWNYTLYEKLVFAKKEP